CCTTGAAACTTTTATGCCATCCACTTGAATAATTGGCAAGTTTATCAAACTGCCACATAccaaaatttgtgatttattcCTATTTATATAGGTCCCTGATGCATTTTCAAATTGTACAATAACATTCATGGATACACATAAGGAATAGTAATCCCTTAAAGTCAACAGTGCATCATCTGCGAACCCCTTATATTTTTGTTCCTCATTTGCTATATTTATGAAACCTCTTATCTCTGTATTACTTCTGATATTACATGCAAATACTTCAGCAATGAATGTATAAAGTATTGGAGACAGTGGACAGCCTTGTCTTAAACCTCTTTCTACTATAAATTCCTTGCCAATATATCCATTGGTTATAATCCTTGACTttgtatttgtataaattagttttataaAAGATATCCATGTTGGcccaatattaaatttttttaaaactttaaacaAAAATTCCCTATCTACACTATCATATGCCTTTTCCCAGTCTATTGAGAACAACAGCAGATCAGTTTTAGAATAATTTGCATGGAAGATATCATCTCGAAATGtcaataaattttcatgtatATTTCTGCTATATATAAATCCAGTTTGATCTGGATGAATCAGTTTGGGGAGTTCGTATTTAATTCGGTTGCctaatattttagtaaaaattttataatctaAATTGAGTAACGAAATTGGTCTCCAAttagctaatttttttttttcaccttttttatataataaagtaattattGCCTCTGTCATAGTTTCGGTGAGTTGTCCAGAAGCTATACAGCTGCTATATACAGCGAgtaaaatagttttaattttattccagcATAATAGATAAAATTCCTTTGTAAGGCCATCCAGGCCAGGAGCTTTATTTAGTTTCAAACTTTTAAATGCATTATCTAATTCTTGTTCACTTATACCATATTccaaattaatcattttttcatACTCCAATTTGGTTTCGATTTTACTAATCAAAGTATTTTGCAAGTCCTCATTCAACTGTTTTTTAGTGTACaactttttgtaaaataatcTCTGCTCTTCTTGTATATCATTAATATTTGTAAGGATTATACCAGCATCTGTCTCCAATTCTTTAAAGAGTTTAATTTGCCCCCTATGTTtctctaaattaaaaaaataagaagTAGATTTTTCTCCTTGTTCATTCCATCTTATTCTACTTCTTATAATATTCCCTTGCACTttcttttttgataaattatccaACTCTACTTTTAATAATTCAACCCTATGTTTTTTCTCTATATCGAACTTATCTTTTTCATAATTAACCAGAGCATTCTGGTATTTATTGATGACAAGTTTTTCTTCTGCTTCCTCCctaatttttaaacatttgccACAGTATATTGCCCAATGCTTAATTTTCCTTTTGATCCTATCCCACATTTCCCTAATTACCAGATTATCACTACACTGTGAAAATTCATTCTTCCAATGGGTCATCATAACGTCAATACCATTTACAAAAGTTTCATCATTGCATAGTCTAGCATTAAATTTCCAGTAACCTCTACCTCTTTTAATGTTATCATCCACATGTATGTGAATTATAGGTATATCATGGTCTGATATACTTTGTGCTAGTATCACCGCATTCTCAATATTTGGTATCAaggtttttgaaatataaaatctaTCTAATCTCCTTTGTCTTATTGGAATATCCTTGCTGTTAGTAATTTGCCTCCAAGTATATTTCCTATCATGTGGGTGAGTGTGTCGCCAAATATCTAGTAAGTTATATTTGGCTATAACATTTTCTAATACCTTAACACTATTATCTACAACCAGTTTTGAACCAATTTCTTTATCTAATAAATTACAAATACAATTAAAATCACCACCCAGTATTATTTTATAACTATTccaaatattgttattttcaagGAATTCTTCCAGTTTTTGATCTAATTCTTTAAATGTATCCCGTCTATGATGCAATATATTTGGTGAATATAAATTagttaaaataaatgtataattTTCAACTATGAAATGGCATAATATTATTCGTCCCTCTTTATTGTCAATAAATTGGCACTGTTTGATATTGATATCTAATTGTTTACTGATTAATATTGCTACACCATTCCTAGTATTGGAATAGGTTGTCCAATATCCAATGCCCCCCCATTCCCTATTCCATTTTTTCACATCAGATTCATTCCCACAATGTGTTTCTTGTAAGAATACTATgtccaatttttgttttttgataaatttgaaaatggctATTCTTTTTGGTTCATTTCTAATACCTTTAACATTGTATGATGCAATGCTGATTTTGTTAAGTTTAGTTTTCATACCCATTCTCTGATTCAAGTATTAAGCACTAAATTACGAAATtccaaatagaaaaataaaataacgaaaacGACAATGAACAAAAGCATTTTCATATTACCTTAAGCAGTTCAAGTTGTGACAATCTGATAATCCTCGCCTGCTACGTATGCATTTTCGGGTATTTGAATTTTGGATCTTACTGCTTCTGGGCTAGATAACTTCCTCCTTCTTGTAATAGGTGTTTCCCATCCCAGTTCTTTCTCCAGGTTATTTAGAATTTCTTGAGCACCCTTGAGGTTGATATGGGTACCATCATCTTCATAATACTCTATGCTATTTTGGGCTAAGAAGCATAGGGGGGGTTCAACAAAATGAACATCCAATTGTTGTGCTTTATGTTCAAGAAGAACGTTAACATATTCCCTCCGAGCTTTTTTGCTGAATTTGCCTTTGTTCGGAACAATACCCATTATGTACACATGTTGAGCTTTTTCCTTCGCAATTTCTATCAGATTATCTACTTGTTTATCTACATCATTCCGTTGTTCTATGGGTTCATTTGTCCCAAAATATATCACAATGTTCTTCACCtcattttctaatttctttAACCATTCAAAACCGTTCTCAAATTTTCCTCCTGTAAGTGATGCACATTTCAGGTTTGGGATTTTGCAGACCTGAGCCATTCTTCTAACTTGAGAGTCGCCCAATACAATTGTTGAAATATCTTCTAATCTTTTAGTTTTTTCATTTCCTAATTCAGTCTTTTGTTGTGTCAATTTATTGGTAACTTTGTAATTCATACCCTGTTGTTTTGACGTATTAACATTTCGTTTCTTTTCAGAAAATATCTCTTTTTCGGCTGAGCTGCTTTTTGCTTTCTGTGTATTAGTACTTTTATCTGTATTGTTATTCTTGAAAGTTTTTTTGATCTGAGTTTCATCATGATGAATTGTGTCCTTCACTTTACTTTGTGCACTTTCACTAGATTTGTTCTGTTCTACATCCATTGAAGTGGTTTCCTGGTTGTTATTGCTATGTGCCATTTTATCTAAGAATTCCATAACATCTCTTTCTTGTTCTGTGTATTTCTTGGAAGGTTCCATCCCACTTATATTTTCAACTGGTCTTAATTCTTGTATCATCTTTGGCATATTGCAGTGTTTAGTTAGGTGAGGAGCCCCTCTCCCGCCACAATTGGTACAGTCTAATTTTTTCGGACACATCGTAGCACTATGGTTTTTTGCCTTACaaatgtaacaatatttttcttcaattctGGGGCGACCGTCATAGTGAGTATATATTTCTTTCCCAGTTAAATGAATAGGTAATCTAATTTTTTTCGGAATGTGATGTTCTAATTTCATTTTGCTCTTTCTAACACCAGTTGCAATTTGATCTtgatcataaataaaattgactgaCTTGCATTGTCCATATGCTGATAGGACTTTTTTCATCTCCTCATTGGGGATTTCAAATGGTACCTTACTTAAAGATACTTCTGTTAGATCTGATTCTTCTGGTATTGCCATGAAATCTTGTTCTTGATATTTATAGGGAATTCCTGTAAGCAGTTGATCTATGAAGGTCTTTTCCTTCATTGTAACCACCCACTTTTTATTCAtctcatatatttgagcaatagaaaatttttttttcaagtattcatCAATTAGCTGAATAACATCTTTCCTGCTTAGCCACTggttttctttaaattttactGTAATTGTTTTTGATTGgtctaatttttttgattcatattgtTCAGGTTCCTGTTCATCATTTCCATGAACATTTACCGGTACGGTTACCGGCATTTGTCCTGTGTCGGGTTGACTCGGAATGTCAGTCATTTTCTCTTTCTCTATATTCGGTTACCTTCTTCATTGACACTTTTTCGAAATCAAACAACGAataattgtgttcaacgtaaTCAAACAGCAACCAACCTATCGCAGAGCTTTATGCACTTTGCACCGCACCGCACACATGTGCACACATGTCCTGTATCCTGCAATCCTCAGTGGTTAGTCTGGATTCCGGATTCGAGTTTTAACGCGCAAATCTACGGCGACAGTAGTGGTAGTGTTTATATATACTATTACTACTACTACCGTATTTcgccgaaaataagacctaccctggaaataggacctagcctgaattttaagaaTGAAATGAATAGCGTATTCCCCACTGCTTCTAAGAATAATCTGCTGTAGCCGCCACTTTGATTAAAGGGAGCCAAAGAACAACACACCACATGCGGCTCAGGAACCGCAGGTTGCCGACCGCTTGTCTATGAGGAATAAAATGTTCGCCAATCTGATCTCCGAAGGTCTgttataggatttacatatttatccccggggagaggaaagtcgacaagacggcttaaccaaatggcgaaccacggcctctcgtccggttaccattccatgtcgggtatgggattagttagttacggtatttgttttcggtagcatggatttgatggtagaggaagtcgcgatgagtccagcaatcctcttgcacacaattatccccacatgggattcgaacctgcgaatcccgcagagtaatcagagatgcggtggcgagcgtatgaTGATCCACACACCGCgccatattattatatttgagtAGAAAAATTGAAGGGCCGCGCTCGTACTGCTTAAAATCATAGCAATAGCGAAATCAGCCACGACATGACTTTTGAAATGCAGTTTGATCTAATTTTCGTATTCTTCTGTTTCTTTCGtgttattattaaaattgcTATCGTAGTCCGCCTGTACGTTTTATTTGATGATACAGGTCTGCTTGTGTAGGAAGGCTGGGCAACTGCTCTTGGTTATTGACCCATTTCCTTAAATATTCGTTTGTTTTGGTTGGCCGTTGGCACTTGTTAGCAGTTTGAAGaataaaacttgatttttgTCTCTAACGGCTAATTTGCGTTATGAAAAGTCAAGTCAAAGTTCGTCGTGCCGTTTTTTTCAATTCcggaaaacaaaaataagaaaagacACGATGAACAATAATTTATTCAAGACGATACACAATAACTATATTCAATTAGTGTAGAGGACATAGTCAATGTTAGCATGTTATCGAATTACAACTATTTTCGTCGTTGTCTTCTTCTTGTAGTTCCGCTTCTTCAAAGGTGTTCGGAATTAACTTGGCTCGGGTTTCAGGGAGGAAAGCAGCAAAAACACTGCTCAATAATCCCACAATACCAAAGGCAAGAAATGGGTCATTCGATCCAGAAAACACCTTCAAATGAAAAAGTAATCACAAAacgataacaagagagctacgcccaaatatatggacacgtctgttcgcagtacagtacggtttccGTACCGttagatcacagtctacaaatatattcacaccaagcgaagcagtaaagtaggacacaaaatggcgtccaatGCCCGCAGAAcattcggtgacgtcatagcaaacaaaaacaaacctcacagagctaacagaaatatttgaaataaataaaagtaatagccttctggagaaaaattccatctttaaccactaaaaatttcaaagtaattggtccagtgatcaaagagaaaagcggttttttaatatttccactaggtgtccaaaaagtgtctaataacaacaagaacaacataacaacaaaacgatcgttatgtccactaaacgtgtccaataataacgaCAACGATATATTTGTTCCGTTACCTTTCAGATGCTCCACAATAGTACTTCTCATAAAAAATATCGCAAGATTTGCTAAAAATGGAGCAATTACACCACCAACTCTTGCCCAGAACGACATTGAGCCCAGTCCAACGTTTCTCACAACTGTTGGAAAGAGTTCTGCAGTATATACGTAAATAAGATCAAAAGCTCCGCAGATTCCCAGTTTTCCGAAAACCAAAAGTGTCAATTTGTAGTTTGAGCGATCTGAATGAAAAGCGGTAATTTAATCTTTCTGTTTATCTACATTTATTTCCAGATTTACATTTTAGTAAagtaatattattgtttttaccaaaaaaatcttGGTCGGGTTTGTTGTCGACTGAAACGGGATGGTTTATGAAGGCTGAAGCTCTATGAAAGATCAAAAAAATTTTACGATGTCTaacgagaaataaaaaaattcattcaatcgGCTATAGCTAATTGCAGTTAAACAGATTATCTTCCAGTTACAGCAATTTATAATACGTATGTATTATAGTCATTTGAGACAAAATTTACActatataattaaaatacatTTGATCAATTAAAACTGGATTTAACATGGAAGAGCAGTTAATTAAATTGCTCCAACCAGGCCCCGCTTTATGTATTATGTACTTTACTTTCGTCCGAATctttaaatgtatattttcatgaCAGACTATTTGGCCTGAAATTCTGTTTATGTTATAGAATTTCGTAAACAGCACTTTATTGTGGGTCCGCAAGCATCATTTCGACTTAACGAAAACTGTTCTGTTCAGTAGGCATCCAAGTAATTAcattaaaaaacatattttcaaatttgtaaggTTGCTATTCTcaggtaaatatttgaaattacctTGGCCGAAGGAAACGATGTACATGACGAACATACACAGTGCAGCTAAACCCATGAAGCAGACCAGCGTTCGTCTTCTACCAGCCCTGTATTGAGTAAATCGattaaaactatatatatatatatggggaTAAGAATTGAACAAATACAATCAACTGAGTATACTTAGCAACACCTCTTCAATTTCTTGCGTTATATACTAATAATATAGAATTTGCTGCTTATTTTCTATGGATGTGGCCATTTTTTATGGAGtcaaatatatcagtatataaatataatccCGCGGCCGGTTTATAATTTCACCACGATGCCTTTACTCATTTTCATATGATCTGTTCGTTCATTCACTTTCAACGATTCTCGCTTTATTTTGCGGTTATTTTGTAGGTTAATTTTTACCAGTAGAACGaatagatgtttttttttggtggACTCATTCCAGTTATCAGCCTGTCAGTCCCAGATTTTGACTACGTGATTTTTATGAAAGTTCAAAACAAATGGTGAGTTCGAGATTTTTTCCTGTTATGGTATTGGCTTACCATCTTCTCTCCATAAGATAAATCGTAAAGAGTATTGAAGGAAGCTGACTCAATCCCGATATTAACTATgcaacataaaaatttgaactaAAAGATCCAGAACCAAGTGTTATGCCGTAAAATACAAAACTTGCGGTGAACCTGAAAATACAACGTGATTTGAGTCAAGATAAACAAACCTAACCGGATATACAATGAAGACGGATTTCACACATggctatttttttatataaatactcGAACAATATTTGTCCAATCTATTTCATTTCGGTATAACTCTCATTTAGATTGGTCGTATAGATACACATTACGGATGTTATTATGTCAATTTTAGCTATGCAAAATTATACATACCATTGTAAACTTAAAATGGCTGCTCTGTATCGCAATACAGGTTTTCTTACCAAATCTATAATTGAGCCTTCCTCGTCTCTTGAGGCATCTTGCTCTTGTTGTGcatattcataattttgttgTAGCATTAGACGATCTAGTGAAATATAACCTTTAAAGTTTAGTAGGAACTTTTAAGTTTCGTAGGAACAAGTTACACAACTTTAGCTTCCAAGAACAACTTCGTTGTGTCATATCATTTTCTCAGAAATTTTAAACACATCCCATCCGCACGACGTACATAATTACCCGTATAGAGTTAATTAATAAGAGTTTCTGTTCATGGCGTGAATCACGAGGTCACGTTTTCAATGTTAATTCGTTATTTGATCAACGTACATATATACCGTTCAATAGATTTTCAATGTGAGCCGATTCTAGTTTTaagaagttttaaaattgtattctgTATATCGTGAAAAACTACGAATGAAATCAAATAGAGGTTTTAACGTCTATTCATTCGCGTGGGTGTTGAGAGGTAAAGCGTGGGCTTAAGATTACGAGTCAGAGTAGGTCAACGACACTCTGGTCAGTCAATCCTGGGGATTCTGTTTAATCCCTACATTTGCAACTGTTCAGCAATTCTGTCCTATGATGTAAATGTTTCTTTTGGgaagttaaaaatataatatcttgACATTCATTCAAGTGTTCATCTAGATCTGACTTCATCCAGGAACGGTATTTAAAACGAGTTTAAAATAATTCCATTTCGTGCCTTCATTGACGTTTTCATCTCTATTGATGTCGACATTGGCAAGATAGCTGCTCTAAAATCTTCTGGAGCTGGTTAGAAGATTCTGTGTTTGTGAATTTCATTTGtgagaatgttttaaaaaaaacgtaT
The genomic region above belongs to Styela clava chromosome 13, kaStyClav1.hap1.2, whole genome shotgun sequence and contains:
- the LOC120330878 gene encoding solute carrier family 22 member 15-like, translated to MPGTIVFGQLSDRYGRKKISVIGYILVLIFQVITGLCQNWQQFAVCRAISGFLVGGLSVVTTILIQETTGSKLWVLNGALGAIGFTANMLAFLWVAYLYPSWRQMYFITTIPGILGFVFLYIVPESPRWLLSRGKPDSAEEVMQKLSRWNGSPHTDRLMLQQNYEYAQQEQDASRDEEGSIIDLVRKPVLRYRAAILSLQWAGRRRTLVCFMGLAALCMFVMYIVSFGQDRSNYKLTLLVFGKLGICGAFDLIYVYTAELFPTVVRNVGLGSMSFWARVGGVIAPFLANLAIFFMRSTIVFSGSNDPFLAFGIVGLLSSVFAAFLPETRAKLIPNTFEEAELQEEDNDENSCNSITC